Proteins found in one Homalodisca vitripennis isolate AUS2020 chromosome 4, UT_GWSS_2.1, whole genome shotgun sequence genomic segment:
- the LOC124359323 gene encoding uncharacterized protein LOC124359323: protein MFRALTITLTLMTGWGGHASHDCSHMGSLLTYYINGVNGPCWPGFLPFIVIPEIPEGSLSDTFSEDRYISGDEVATYIETGGAYSPKGERIGDLGPERLLLVETIHIDLTSKAAKNPNYEVQVEDIEEWICNNGPIPPRAFIIFNTGWSFKRGTRYYGPDTVLDLDQLSDALQFDISSLPFLVPGVLEFAWPGISAEAAEFLLNCFFIVGIGIDTPSVDAGYRHKPYSSDIPDSRAIRRYLSTYGMYLVHNILLLDIHLPARGIFSTLGVFNMRRATRAPVNIYVEYCIKRKPSTTCELADYCNVVFGNYPYRRV from the exons ATGTTCCGTGCGCTCACTATCACCCTCACCCTCATGACGGGGTGGGGCGGTCACGCCTCGCACGACTGTTCACACATGGGCTCACTGCTCACTTACTACATCAACGGAGTCAATGGTCCCTGCTGGCCCGGTTTCCTGCCTTTCATCGTGATCCCCGAGATTCCCGAGGGATCCCTTTCTGATACGTTCTCCGAGGATCGGTACATATCCGGAGACGAGGTAGCGACATACATCGAGACAGGAGGTGCCTACTCGCCTAAAGGAGAGAGAATCGGCGATCTCGGTCCTGAGCGACTACTCCTTGTGGAAA CCATTCATATTGACCTAACGTCAAAGGCAGCAAAAAATCCCAATTACGAGGTCCAAGTGGAAGATATCGAAGAGTGGATCTGTAACAATGGACCCATTCCGCCTCGAGCGTTCATTATCTTCAACACAGGCTGGTCATTCAAGCGCGGCACCCGCTACTATGGGCCAGACACTGTTCTCGACCTGGACCAGCTGAGTGACGCCCTACAGTTTGACATCTCATCCCTGCCCTTTCTCGTTCCCGGAGTGTTGGAGTTCGCGTGGCCCGGTATCTCAGCTG AAGCAGCGGAGTTCTTGTTGAACTGTTTCTTCATAGTTGGGATCGGCATAGACACCCCCTCGGTGGACGCAGGGTATCGCCACAAACCATACTCTAGCGACATACCCGACAGTCGAGCTATCCGCAGGTATCTCAGTACCTATGGCATGTACTTAGTGCACAACATTCTGCTGTTGGATATCCACCTGCCAGCCCGCGGCATCTTCTCCACCTTAGGCGTGTTCAACATGCGCCGTGCCACTCGCGCGCCCGTCAACATCTACGTGGAATATTGCATCAAAAGGAAGCCATCAACGACCTGTGAGTTGGCCGACTACTGCAACGTCGTCTTTGGCAACTACCCATATCGCCGTGTCTAG
- the LOC124361022 gene encoding uncharacterized protein LOC124361022: protein MADCAKCLKPISKTGKNSVKVDCVECKKPFHCKCVDLTPEDIKYYEDNQSIWRCSPCSKERRKSMAIESRSGSSITYDDIYSLVTDLRKDLKGIETNLGKSINTAFEEIRETKSLVSKHNEEMAALLELLNKLTVENSELKNRVSMLESRMEDNEQYSRRDTIVIHGVPVEKGEQVLEVVKSVGKALDLTIDNSMVSACHRLRSRDGADKPPGIIVKMTRRMDAESLLQRRRVKRNFSTHHIGLTASPAQPIYINESLCPGRRRLLNAARDVKREKQYTYLWIRGGKILMRKAEQAYVKVITSQADLAKL from the coding sequence ATGGCAGATTGTGCTAAGTGTTTGAAGCCCATATCTAAGACTGGCAAGAACTCTGTTAAAGTGGACTGTGTTGAATGTAAAAAGCCTTTTCATTGCAAGTGTGTTGATCTGACTCCTGAagacattaaatattatgaagaTAATCAATCTATCTGGCGGTGCTCTCCCTGCTCGAAGGAGCGTCGTAAGAGTATGGCTATTGAGTCTAGATCCGGATCGTCAATAACGTATGACGATATCTACAGTCTTGTGACTGACCTCAGAAAGGACTTAAAGGGGATTGAAACTAACCTAGGTAAGTCAATCAACACTGCCTTTGAGGAAATAAGGGAAACTAAAAGTTTAGTCAGTAAACATAATGAAGAAATGGCGGCTTTACTAGAGCTCTTAAACAAACTAACTGTTGAAAATAGCGAACTAAAGAACAGAGTGTCTATGCTCGAAAGCCGTATGGAGGACAATGAACAATATTCGAGAAGGGACACTATCGTAATACATGGTGTGCCAGTTGAAAAAGGCGAACAAGTGTTGGAAGTAGTCAAGTCGGTGGGGAAGGCATTAGATCTAACCATTGATAATTCTATGGTTAGTGCTTGCCACAGGTTACGAAGTAGGGATGGAGCTGACAAACCTCCCGGAATAATAGTTAAGATGACTCGACGTATGGACGCTGAATCTCTGCTGCAACGAAGACGTGTGAAGAGGAATTTCTCTACTCACCACATAGGCCTAACAGCAAGCCCTGCTCAGCCTATCTACATAAATGAAAGCCTATGTCCCGGAAGGCGCCGACTTCTGAATGCAGCCAGAGATGTGAAAAGGGAAAAACAATACACATACTTATGGATACGGGGAGGCAAGATCCTTATGAGAAAGGCCGAACAAGCTTATGTGAAAGTGATAACTTCTCAAGCAGATCTAGCCAAATTGTGA